Proteins encoded within one genomic window of Bacillus thuringiensis:
- the rsfS gene encoding ribosome silencing factor, with protein MKDKDLLVLAAKAADDKRAEDMVVLNMQGISPIADYFIICHGNSDKQVQAIAREIKSKAHEFQIDVQRMEGFDEARWVLVDLGDVVAHVFHKDERNHYNLERLWGDVPREDITDELDQ; from the coding sequence ATGAAAGATAAAGATTTATTAGTATTAGCAGCAAAAGCAGCTGATGATAAGAGAGCAGAAGATATGGTTGTCCTAAATATGCAAGGTATTTCACCAATTGCAGATTATTTCATTATTTGTCACGGTAACTCAGATAAGCAAGTGCAAGCAATTGCACGTGAAATTAAATCAAAAGCACATGAGTTCCAAATCGACGTACAACGTATGGAAGGTTTTGACGAAGCACGCTGGGTGTTAGTTGACCTTGGAGATGTAGTTGCCCATGTATTCCATAAAGATGAGCGTAATCACTATAATTTAGAGCGTCTTTGGGGCGATGTGCCGCGTGAAGATATTACAGACGAGCTAGACCAATGA
- the yqeK gene encoding bis(5'-nucleosyl)-tetraphosphatase (symmetrical) YqeK: MNREKALHIVKQQMHEKRYIHTIGVMETAIELAKLYGVNEKKAEVAAIFHDYAKCRAISEMEEIIKSEDLPKDLLCYNKELWHAPVGAYLVEKEVGITDPEILQAITYHTSGHEKMTMLDKVIYVADYIEPGRKFPGVEEARKLAYMDIDQALLFALKRTIQFLMEKDQTIYPLTFQTYNAVIKEEISK; this comes from the coding sequence GAAAGCACTTCATATTGTCAAACAACAAATGCATGAAAAACGTTATATACACACAATTGGTGTAATGGAAACAGCAATTGAACTTGCTAAGTTATACGGTGTGAATGAAAAAAAGGCTGAAGTTGCAGCTATATTCCATGATTATGCGAAGTGTAGAGCAATTTCAGAGATGGAAGAGATCATTAAAAGTGAAGATTTGCCGAAAGATTTACTTTGTTATAACAAAGAGTTATGGCATGCACCTGTTGGGGCATACTTAGTAGAAAAAGAAGTAGGCATTACAGATCCTGAAATCCTGCAAGCTATTACATATCATACAAGTGGTCATGAGAAAATGACGATGTTAGATAAAGTAATTTATGTAGCTGATTACATTGAGCCTGGGCGAAAGTTTCCGGGTGTGGAGGAAGCTCGTAAACTCGCATATATGGATATAGATCAAGCTTTATTATTTGCGTTAAAGAGAACAATTCAATTTTTAATGGAAAAAGATCAAACGATTTATCCATTAACATTCCAAACATACAATGCAGTTATCAAGGAGGAAATTAGTAAATGA